One window of Burkholderia vietnamiensis LMG 10929 genomic DNA carries:
- a CDS encoding ABC transporter permease subunit — MSNLQNTLPTESAPAGGRALALREFWANFSRNRGAVGAGLVVLVLILVALLAPLIAPHSPVEQYRDYVKIPPAWLAGGNWQFILGTDEAGRDILSRLMFGARMSFWIGFVSVVLALIPGIVLGLVAAFFQKWADTPVMRIMDVLLALPSLLLAVAVVAIIGPGLTNTMFAIAIVALPAYVRLTRASALGELQKEYVTASRVAGAGTLRLMFSQVLPNCTAPLIVQATLGFSSAILDAAALGFLGLGVQPPTAEWGAMLASARDYIDNAWWIVTMPGLSILISVLAINLLGDGLRDALDPKLKRMA, encoded by the coding sequence ATGAGCAATCTGCAAAATACCCTGCCGACCGAATCCGCGCCGGCCGGCGGCCGCGCGCTCGCGCTGCGCGAGTTCTGGGCCAACTTCTCGCGCAATCGCGGCGCGGTCGGCGCCGGCCTCGTCGTGCTCGTGCTGATCCTGGTCGCGCTCCTCGCGCCGCTGATCGCGCCGCACAGCCCCGTCGAGCAATACCGCGACTACGTGAAGATTCCGCCCGCGTGGCTCGCCGGCGGCAACTGGCAGTTCATCCTCGGCACCGACGAAGCCGGGCGCGACATCCTTTCGCGCCTGATGTTCGGCGCGCGCATGTCGTTCTGGATCGGCTTCGTGTCGGTCGTGCTCGCGCTGATCCCCGGCATCGTGCTGGGCCTCGTCGCCGCGTTCTTCCAGAAATGGGCCGACACGCCCGTGATGCGCATCATGGACGTGCTGCTCGCGCTGCCGTCGCTGCTGCTCGCGGTCGCCGTCGTCGCGATCATCGGGCCGGGCCTCACCAACACGATGTTCGCGATCGCGATCGTCGCGCTGCCGGCCTACGTGCGCCTCACGCGCGCGTCGGCGCTCGGCGAGCTGCAGAAGGAGTACGTGACGGCGTCGCGCGTGGCCGGCGCCGGCACGCTGCGCCTGATGTTCTCGCAGGTGCTGCCGAACTGCACGGCGCCGCTGATCGTGCAGGCGACGCTCGGCTTCTCGTCGGCGATCCTCGACGCGGCCGCGCTCGGCTTCCTCGGCCTCGGCGTGCAACCGCCGACCGCCGAGTGGGGCGCCATGCTCGCGTCCGCGCGCGACTACATCGACAACGCATGGTGGATCGTGACGATGCCGGGCCTGTCGATCCTGATTTCGGTGCTCGCGATCAACCTGCTCGGCGACGGGCTGCGCGACGCGCTCGATCCCAAACTGAAACGGATGGCCTAA
- a CDS encoding ABC transporter ATP-binding protein, whose product MSNPLLTIRNLAVNFNGLPAVDRINLSIAPGEVVGVVGESGSGKSVTMMALMGLIDAPGKVTADEVTFNGVDLLKASPKARRKIVGKDIAMVFQDALTSLNPSYTVGYQIKEVLKLHEGLRGDALHRRALELLDQVGIPDAKNRIAAFPHQMSGGMNQRVMIAMAVACNPKLLIADEPTTALDVTIQAQIMDLLVKLQKERGMALVLISHDLAVVSEVAQRVAVMYAGEIIETNRVPDIFRAPHHPYTEALLAAIPEHNQGARRLAALPGMVPGRDDRPSGCLFAPRCKYVVDDCRKARPALDPLVAGNDAMRARCIKPLNVSSFDLTGGAR is encoded by the coding sequence ATGAGCAACCCGCTCCTGACCATCCGCAATCTCGCGGTGAATTTCAACGGCCTGCCCGCCGTCGACCGGATCAACCTGTCGATCGCGCCGGGCGAGGTGGTGGGCGTCGTCGGCGAATCGGGCTCGGGCAAGAGCGTGACGATGATGGCGCTGATGGGCCTGATCGACGCGCCCGGCAAGGTGACGGCCGACGAGGTCACGTTCAACGGCGTGGATCTCTTGAAGGCGTCGCCGAAGGCGCGCCGCAAGATCGTCGGCAAGGACATCGCGATGGTGTTCCAGGACGCGCTGACGAGCCTGAACCCGAGCTACACGGTCGGCTACCAGATCAAGGAGGTGCTGAAGCTGCACGAAGGGCTGCGCGGCGACGCTCTGCACCGGCGCGCGCTCGAGCTGCTCGACCAGGTCGGCATTCCCGATGCGAAGAACCGGATCGCGGCGTTCCCGCACCAGATGTCGGGCGGCATGAACCAGCGCGTGATGATCGCGATGGCGGTCGCGTGCAATCCGAAGCTGCTGATCGCCGACGAGCCGACCACCGCGCTCGACGTGACGATCCAGGCGCAGATCATGGATCTGCTCGTCAAGCTGCAGAAGGAGCGCGGGATGGCGCTGGTGCTGATCTCGCACGATCTGGCCGTGGTGTCGGAGGTCGCGCAGCGCGTGGCGGTGATGTACGCGGGCGAGATCATCGAGACCAACCGCGTGCCGGACATCTTTCGCGCGCCGCATCACCCGTACACCGAAGCGCTGCTCGCGGCGATTCCCGAGCACAATCAGGGGGCGCGTCGCCTTGCCGCATTGCCCGGCATGGTGCCGGGCCGCGATGATCGCCCGTCCGGATGCCTGTTCGCGCCGCGCTGCAAGTACGTCGTCGACGATTGCCGCAAGGCGCGCCCGGCGCTCGATCCGCTCGTGGCCGGCAACGATGCGATGCGCGCGCGCTGCATCAAGCCGCTCAATGTTTCCAGCTTCGACCTGACGGGAGGCGCACGATGA